From the genome of Pseudomonas putida:
GGCGCGATATCACGCCGAGCGACTGCACCCGCGCTGCGGTGCTTGCCGAAGGTGTCATCCAGCCACCCGATATTCGAACCGTGGGTTTCAAACGCTGCTTCCGAGCTGTTGAGCAGGTTGCGGTGAAACGCGACATCGACTTTGTTGGTTTTGGGGTTGATCAAGAAAATATCGCTTTGCCCCACCGTCTGAATCGGCGCTTTGAGGCCTGGGCTGGTCTTGGCCCGGCCAATCGACCTGCCTAGTTTTGCCGCGGCGCTGGCCGCCTTGGGTGCTATTTCCAGCGCCGAACCTGCCAGGCCAGTGCCGAGTGACACCCAGCCAAGGATTTCGCCGGCCCTCGAATCCTTGCCAGCGGCCTCAATGACCGTCGAGGCGATACCGGTGCCCAGCGACACCGTACCGAGCGTGGCCGCCGCGATTGAGGCTGCACCGCTGGCGGTCAGCGCCGCCAAGCCTCCGGCGCTCAAAGCAGCGACCGCCGGCGCCGCCGCGCCGAAGCTTGCCACCGTGGCTACGGCACCGAGCACCAGACCGATACCGGCCACTAGCCAGTTCCACCAGGCGTGTCCGTCTGGGTCGATGCGGTTGACCGGGTCGCCGCCACAATAGGCATAGGCATTCAGGCCACCCCGGCCGAACGGGCTTTCGCTGTCCGGGGCGAGGAAGATCATCAGCAGCGGGTCGTAGGGCCGGTAGCCGGCGGGGATGTACCAGCCGCTGAGCGGTTCGCGGCGTTCGCCGGTGTAACCGAAGGGATTGTCGGCCGGGCTCGCTTGGCCCGGCTCGGCGCCGTGGGCGGTGTAGCGGCGGCTGCGCAGGCTGTTGTCGGCCTCGACCCGTACGCTGCCCTGGGCATCGCAGCCGAGCAGGGTAGTGAGGCCCTGACGCACCCCGGCGCGCAGGCGGGTGACGGCGAACAACTGGCCGGCGTCGGCGGCCAGGTGCGTGAGCTCATCGTCACGTCGTTCATGGGTCAGCTGGCCGGCGCTGTGGAAACTGCGGCTCAGCACGCCATCGACGCGGCGGTCTGCCAGGTTGCCGCTGGGGTCGTAGGCGTACTCGCACACCTGCCCGCGGTACTCGACCCGGGTCACGCGGTCCTGGGCATCCCAGCTCAACCTGCGGCCGAGGCTGTCGGACTGCAGCCGGCCGCGGGCGTCATAGCGCAGCTCGATGCGTGCCGGCCAACTGCGGTGAGTGTGGCTGATGGCGCTGACCTGGCAGGGATCTTGGGCGTTGTCGTAGTGATATTCAGCCTCGTCGCGGCTGCCGTCGACGTAGCTGGTCACCACTTTGGCGTAGCCATCGAGCGGCGTCAGGGTGAAGCGTTGCTCGACGACGCGATTGCCGAACGGGTCTTCAGGCGCCACGGCCGGGTCGGCGCTGTAGTGGCTCAAACGCCCAAGCAAGTCGTAGTCGAACCGCTCGCTGCCTTTGCGCTCGTCGTCTTGCCAATGCCGGGCCACGACTTGGTCGAGGTCGTTGTAGGTCAGGGTCTGCGTCTGCTGACGGACCGTTCCGGCGAGCGTGGCCCTAAAGGTACGCGTGCGTTCGCGGCCAAAACTGTCATAACCGAGCTTTTGCAGGAGTTGATTTCCGCTGACGGCATCGATAGTGGTGTAGTTGCGCGGCCGGGAGAACTCGTCGTAGGTGATGTTACAGGTAACGTCGCCCACCACCACCTGGATGAGGCGGCCAAAAGCATCGTGTTGACGCGTGTGGTTTATCTGGCTGGGATCTTCGAAGCCTAGCAACCGGCCGCTGAGGCTGTGGCGCCAGGTGGTAACGTGCTCGCTGCCGTCGACGGCCCAGCGATTGGTGCTGGGCTTACCGCTGGCAGTGTAGGTCATGCGCTGGGTGCCCAGCGCGCCGGTAGCCGAGCTGATCTGCGCAAGGAGAGGGTCGTAGGTGAAATTATTGGCGGGCTCGCCGTGGGGTTGGATTTGCTCCACCACGTTGTCCAACGCTGCCAGGTAGCCGAAAGTGATGCGGCTGCCATCGGCAAAGGTGTTGGCACGGGG
Proteins encoded in this window:
- a CDS encoding RHS repeat domain-containing protein; amino-acid sequence: MSISSLIGTQNFDGLGRQLSVVIGGRTTLSHYSTKQLPPRANTFADGSRITFGYLAALDNVVEQIQPHGEPANNFTYDPLLAQISSATGALGTQRMTYTASGKPSTNRWAVDGSEHVTTWRHSLSGRLLGFEDPSQINHTRQHDAFGRLIQVVVGDVTCNITYDEFSRPRNYTTIDAVSGNQLLQKLGYDSFGRERTRTFRATLAGTVRQQTQTLTYNDLDQVVARHWQDDERKGSERFDYDLLGRLSHYSADPAVAPEDPFGNRVVEQRFTLTPLDGYAKVVTSYVDGSRDEAEYHYDNAQDPCQVSAISHTHRSWPARIELRYDARGRLQSDSLGRRLSWDAQDRVTRVEYRGQVCEYAYDPSGNLADRRVDGVLSRSFHSAGQLTHERRDDELTHLAADAGQLFAVTRLRAGVRQGLTTLLGCDAQGSVRVEADNSLRSRRYTAHGAEPGQASPADNPFGYTGERREPLSGWYIPAGYRPYDPLLMIFLAPDSESPFGRGGLNAYAYCGGDPVNRIDPDGHAWWNWLVAGIGLVLGAVATVASFGAAAPAVAALSAGGLAALTASGAASIAAATLGTVSLGTGIASTVIEAAGKDSRAGEILGWVSLGTGLAGSALEIAPKAASAAAKLGRSIGRAKTSPGLKAPIQTVGQSDIFLINPKTNKVDVAFHRNLLNSSEAAFETHGSNIGWLDDTFGKHRSAGAVARRDIAPRLNQLPDYVADPNKPLVLLSCHGANTCAAQNVANALKRPVKAFEGALLIPPPSDLNQPIRLSNSFGPSNGLYQKSTLPHVIPFQAPDSNIGFAVPRIFYPR